DNA sequence from the Coregonus clupeaformis isolate EN_2021a chromosome 30, ASM2061545v1, whole genome shotgun sequence genome:
agggagaggagagcagcagtgtagagggggaggagggagagcagcgggagggggaggggaggggagagcagcggtgtagaggggagaggagggagtggtgtagaggggaggggagggagagcagcggtgtagagggggaggagggggggagagcagcggtgtagagggggaggagagcagcggtgtagagaggagggagggagagcagcggtgtagaggggagggagaggggagtaggggagggagggagaggagggagagcagcgggtagaggggagggagggagggagggagagcagcggtgtagaggggaggggagagcacggtgtagaggggaggaggggagagcagcggggagaggggaggggagggaggggaggggaggggaggggagagcagcggtgtagaggggagggagagcacggtgtagaggggaggggagggagagcagcggtgtagaggggaggggagaggtgtagaggggaggggagggagaggagagcagtggtgtagagggaggggagagcagcggtgtagaggagggggagggagagcagcggtgtagaggggaggggagaggagaggtgtagaggggaggggagggagaggagagcagtggtgtagaggggaggggagaggagagcagcagtgtagaggggaggggagagcagtggtgtagaggggaggggagaggagaggtgtagagggggaggggagggagaggagagcagtggtgtagaggggagggagaggagagcagcggtgtagaggggaggggagagcagtggtgtagaggggaggggagaggagaggtgtagaggggaggggagagcagcggtgtagaggggagggagaggagaggtgtagaggggaggggagaggagaggtgtagaggggagggagggagaggagagcagtggtgtagaggggaggagaggagagcagcggtgtaggggaggggagagcagcggtgtagaggggaggggagggagagcagcggtgtagaggagggagaggagaggtgtgagggaggggagaggagaggtgtagaggggaggggagggagaggagagcagtggtgtagaggaggggagggagagccggtgtagggaggggagagcagcgtgtagaggaggaggggagaggagagcagtggtgtagaggggaggggagggagagcagcggtgtagaggggagggagagaggagagggtgtagaggggagggggagggagaggagagcagtggtgtagaggggagggaggggagagagcagtggtgtagaggggaggggagagcagtgggtgtagaggggaggggaggggaggaaggtagaggggaggggagagcagtggtgtagaggggggggagaggagaggtgtagaggggaggggagggagaggagagcagtggtgtagaggggaggggaggggagagcagcggtgtagaggggaggggaggggagagcagtgggtgtagaggggaggggaggggaggagcagcggtgtagaggggaggggagggggagagcagcggtgtagaggggaggggagggagaggagagcagtgggtgtagggggaggggaggggagagcagcggtgtagaggggagggaggggagagggagagcagtggtgtagaggggaggaggggagagcagcggtgtagagggagaggagaggagaggtgtagagggaggggagggagaggagagcagtggtgtagaggggaggggagggagagcagcggtgtagaggggagggagaggagaggtgtgaggggaggggagggagaggagagcagtggtgtagagggggagggggagaggagagcagcggtgtagaggggaggggagagcagtggtgtagaggggaggggaggggagaggagagcagtggtgtagaggggaggggaggggagagcagcggtgtagaggggaggggaggggagagcagcGGTCCACTCGTTCCTCCACTGTGCTTCTCGTGTCTTAAGACCCCGAATCAAGATATGTGTTCATTCACAGCTGACGAGCTGCCACCATAGCTACATTTAATTCACATTCACATCGTTACATTCATATTAAGCCTTTCTCAGCTCAAATCAATACAGTTTAATAAACAGCAGGAAGATGAACTTTATCGTTTGATAATTGGAACATCTGGAACCCTTTTAAGTCACATTGTCATTTTGTTTTATAACGTTTGATAATCTGACATTGATCAACCTCACAGTCAGTGCTGTATTTTGCACATTTCATCATGAGGATCATATCAGCTGTCAGTTCCTTTCTAATTTCACAATGCTAAAAAGACCCACTGTCAGTGTTCTGTTAACTGTCAGTTGAAGCTCAGTGTCTTCAGATTAGTTTGTTACTAAAATGTATCATTGTCAAAGAGacttaggcctagattcaatcagataaAGCGTTAACCGGCGATAGCTCGACAaccgcatagctgatgttttggctgTGTCTGAGGCGTAATtacgttggagctgtcaaatcggtgcaagtgctcttgatcattgtcacaAAGCCACACCCCTCACACtcacgttagaagttcagaacgagaaagtctAGGCTTTAtggaaataatgaggatttctatcagcctaatccaggtgtagattacatctcacatttgaaattgtaaacaaggctgcagccaaatggcaatgtccgctttaggtataatgccaggagcagCTCCaaagcagttccacctccgacaccaccAAAACAACCGCTACGCGGACGACGGTTAAagtggatctgattgaatagagcccttacaTTATTGCACATTTTTTATTACCCTTTTTTACCGTATAAACTCTAATACTCCTTTTCAATGGTTTTACTATATAAACcctaatagagtaccacagtatgagtcataatacccataaaacctagcggtcaaagagggaaatggttccaatcgtttttccaccattcatttttcccataggggattatagaaacacttcaaataagggctgtgttttgtgtaggcttaccctggcgtgacgttttgataagcatgtaaatctctctgggacaaggtgacttttatcaatatatttgcctgtttttaccccccaaaatgaaatgctaattagttGCTAATGTgtctatcataaagaactacaaatgccatgatgatctggacgagactgccgaatcgaggcaaaggtaagaatctctggattaactatctaatgttgagctaaatgtagtaatgaataaattggctacatgtctttaaatggacaattctgtgaactgtcttgcgcaagttttaaattgacacaatacctgttagcaaaggtgtcagctagagatgacgtgcaggagcctgcagggatttgtagtttgatgctaattagcattttcgaatctgagattaaatagagctgaatatattgataaaagtcaccttgacCTAGagaaatttacactgttatcaaaacatcacgccagggtaagcctacacgaaacacagcccttatatTAAGGGTTTTAAAtccccctatgggaaaaatgaatggtggaaaacgattggaaccatttcctgttTGACCGctggttttatgggtattatgacacctccactgtggggctcaatACTCCTTTTCAATGTTTTTACCGTATAAACCCTAATACTCATTTTCAATGTTTTTTTTCCTCCACCTCAAACTCAAATACACCTCCGCCTGTTAAAATGTGATTTCACAGTCTGTAAGATATCTTTACAAGTCCTGCAAGTCGCCAAACTTTCTTTCACCATGTCACAGTCCTCCATTGGTCGCTAGCTATACATTCAGAACGACTATGAGCATACCTCTGGCTCCTGTTAAACAACCTCTATTCATCCCCCAAAACATAGGAACTCATAGGTTTCTGACACATCAATGTAGAAACTCCCTTTGTTCTGGGGTTAGTTAGATATTGTTGTGCTTCATTGGGGGTTTCTGCAGTGGTGGAGCATCGTTGTGAGACTGTGGCCGTTAGGGTTTGGCCTCCTGCATCTGCTCTAGTGGAGGCTGCTGCCCTTCTTGTGGTGGCGATAGAGCTGGCTGTGAGTCTCTGTTCGGATTAGGATTCCCGTTCTCATTCTCATTCTGGTTCTCTTTCCGATCCTTCTCACTAGGCTGATTCAAAATGGCGGGTACGTCCTTACAACAGAAGTACTGCTTCCAGATCTTCAGGAAAGCGTCGCGGAACTTGTTGATGCGGAAGGCGTAGACGATGGGGTTGACGGCTGAGTTGCCGTGCGTGAGCAATATAGCGACGTAGATCAGGAACAGGGGTTTGTCGCAGGTCGGACAGAACAGCGTGACGCAGTTGATGATGTGGAGGGGAAGCCAGCTGATGGCAAACAGGAAGAGGACCAGGGCCAGCGACTTGGCCAGTTTGAGTTCCTTGTTGTAGTACTTGTTGGGGTCGGTGTGGCTGGTGGTGCAAGCCTGTAAGAAGAAAGATTACCTTCAATAACGTATTATTGAAATAAACAAATCATAATTTCTATAGCTTTTATAGCCATATACATATACTCAGGGGATCCATTTCCCCCTAGATAGATAATCTAGTAGCCTAGGTTCTAGTCTGTGTCACGCTCGTTATAAACAGCGGAACAAGGCGCAGCGggatatgcgtacattctttatttctagtacacaaacaaacaaaaacaacaaaacaaaacgatacgtgaagtcctgagttgaacacaaaccttccgggaACAAcgatcccacaataaacatgtgccaacaggctgcctaagtatggtccccaatcagagacaacgagctacagctgcctctgattgggaaccaccctggccaacatagaaatacacgaactagaaccaaaacatagaaaataacacatagaacatccacaccctggctcaacatataagagtcccccagagccagggcgtgacagtctgtTTCAGTTTtttgccaactccttatggaagtCTCCTGTTTGGTATggcaatgagtgacaaggagttggcaagatAGCACAAACAGAGGTGTGGCGAGGCTACATAGATGGGAGGAGGGGCGGTGGTCACCTCACCTTCTTGTTGAGCTGCTTGTGGATCATGTAGAAGATCTCTGTGTAGATGACCAGCATGAGGAGTAAAGGAGGCAGCACCTGTAGTGAAACATAGTCCAGTCCCGTGTTAGCTCCAGTACCGTGTTTTACCCCATGCACTAGTTGACCTACAGAGCTACTTAACAACAATGTATGTATCCCTGAAACGCTTTAGTTCAACAAACAACATCAGACGCCCTGACCTCAAGTCTTATGAACATGATAcattacataaagagagatgttataatacccagccgatatactacataaagagagatgttataatacccagccgatatactacataaagagagatgttataatacccagccgatatacatttacatttacgtcatttagcagacgctcttatccagagcgacttacaggagcaattagggttaagtgccttgcttaagggcacatcgacagatttttcacctagtcggctcggggattagaaccagcgacctttcggttactggcacaacgctcttacccactaagctacctgccgccccatatcatatactacataaagagagatgttataatacccagccgatatactacataaagagagatgttataatacccagccgatatactacataaagagagatgttataatacccagccgatatactacataaagagagatgttataatacccagccgatatactacataaagagagatgttatattacccagccgatatactacataaagagagatgttataatacccagccgatatactacataaagacagatgttataatacccagccgatatactacataaagagagatgttataataccagccgatatactacataaagagagatgttataatacccagccgatatactacataaagagagatgttataatacccagccgatatactacataagagagatgttataatacccagccgatatactacataaagagagatgttataatacccagcgatatactacataaagagagatgttatattacccagccgatatactacataaagagagatgttataatacccagccgatatactacataaagagagatgttataatacccagccgatatactacataaagagaggtgttataatacccagccgatatactacataaagagagatgttataatacccagccgatatactacataaagagagatgttatattacccagccgatatactacataaagagagatgttataatacccagccgatatactacataaagagagatgttatattacccagccgatatactacataaagagagagatgttataatacccagccgatatactacataaagagagatgttataatacccagccgatatactacataagagagagatgttataatacccagcagatatactacataaagagagatgttataatacccagccgatatactacataaagagagatgttataatacccagccgatatactacataaagagagatgttataatacccagccgaatatactacataaagagagatgttataatacccagccgatatactacataaagagagatgttataatacccagccgatatactacataaagagagatgttataatacccagccgatatactacataaagagagatgttatattacccagccgatatactacataaagagagatgttataatacccagccgatatactacataaagagagatgttataatacccagccgatatactacataaagagagatgttataatacccagccgatatactacataaagagagatgttatattacccagccgatatactacataaagagagatgttataatacccagccgatatactacataaagagagatgttataatacccagccgatatactacataaagagaggtgttataatacccagccgatatactacataaagagagatgttataatacccagccgatatactacataaagagagatgttatattacccagccgatatactacataaagagagagatgttataatacccagccgatatactacataaagagagatgttatattacccagccgatatactacataaagagagatgttataatacccagccgatatactacataaagagagatgttataatacccagccgatatactacttaaagagagatgttataatacccagccgatatactacataaagagagatgttataatacccagccgatatactacataaagagagatgttatattacccagccgatatactacataaagagagatgttataatacccagccgatatactacataaagagagatgttatattacccagccgatatactacataaagagagatgttataatacccagccgatatactacataaagagagatgttatattacccagccgatatactacataaagagagatgttataatacccagccgatatactacataaagagagatgttataatacccagccgatatactacataaagagagatgttataatacccagccgatatactacataaagagagatgttataatacccagccgatatactacataaagagagatgttataatacccagccgatatactacataaagagagatgttataatacccagccgatatactacataaagagagatgttataatacccagccgatatactacataaagagagatgttataatacccagccgatatactacataaagagagatgttataatacccagccgatatactacataaagagagatgttataatacccagccgatatactacataaagagagatgttataatacccagccgatatactacataaagagagatgttatattacccagccgatatactacataaagagagatgttataatacccagccgatatactacataaagagagatgttataatacccagccgatatactacataaagagagatgttataatacccagccgatatactacataaagagagatgttatattacccagccgatatactacataaagagagatgttataatacccagccgatatactacataaagagagatgttataatacccagccgatatactacataaagagaggtgttataatacccagccgatatactacataaagagagatgttataatacccagccgatatactacataaagagagatgttatattacccagccgatatactacataaagagagatgttataatacccagccgatatactacataaagagagatgttatattacccagccgatatactacataaagagagatgttataatacccagccgatatactacataaagagagatgttataatacccagccgatatactacttaaagagagatgttataatacccagccgatatactacataaagagagatgttataatacccagccgatatactacataaagagagatgttatattacccagccgatatactacataaagagagatgttataatacccagccgatatactacataaagagagatgttatattacccagccgatatactacataaagagagatgttataatacccagccgatatactacataaagagagatgttatattacccagccgatatactacataaagagagatgttataatacccagccgatatactacataaagagagatgttataatacccagccgatatactacataaagagagatgttatattacccagccgatatactacataaagagaggtgttataatacccagccgatatactacataaagagagatgttataatacccagccgatatactacataaagagaggtgttataatacccagccgatatactacataaagagagatgttataatacccagccgatatactacataaagagagatgttatattacccagccgatatactacataaagagaggtgttataatacccagccgatatactacatgaagagagatgttataatacccagccgatatactacataaagagaggtgttataatacccagccgatatactacataaagagagatgttataatacccagccgatatactacataaagagagatgttatattacccagccgatatactacataaagagagatgttataatacccagccgatatactacataaagagagatgttatattacccagccgatatactacataaagagagatgttataatacccagccgatatactacataaagagagatgttataatacccagccgatatactacataaagagatatgttataatacccagccgatatactacataaagagagatgttataatacccagccgatatactacataaagagagatgttataatacccagacgatatactacataaagagagatgttataatacccagccgatatactacataaagagagatgttatattacccagccgatatactacataaagagagatgttataatacccagccgatatactacataaagagagatgttatattacccagccgatatactacataaagagagatgttataatacccagccgatatactacataaagagagatgttataatacccagccgatatactacataaagagatatgttataatacccagccgatatactacataaagagagatgttataatacccagccgatatactacataaagagagatgttataatacccagccgatatagtacataaagagagatgttataatacccagccgatatactacataaagagagatgttataatacccagccgatatactacataaagagagatgttatattacccagccgatatactacataaagagagatgttataataccCAGCCGAAGAAGTTGAAGTAGACCATATAGTCCATGCTGATTACGTTCTCAAACTGACAGGTGATGGTGAGATCCTCATTCATGGAACTGTTCTGCTGTAGCCTgcagggaggaagagaaagggggGTGAAAGGGGGGGTGAAAGGGGGGTTGACGGGGAGCAAGAGATAGCGGGAGGTCTTATTTACTTGTAATTGGGTATATTATAGATACATAGTATCAATAGCAGAACTAGAATAACTGAGTTATTTATAAATACATAATCGAAAGGACAATTGGGGAGCCTGAAATGGCAACCATATGGGGCCCtgttcagaagtagtgcactatatagggaataggaagcCATTTCGGACACAGATAATGTCACATCGCAAttagaaaacaacacacaactaatttAAAATACATGGCCATCTACCTCCAGAggttgttccagcccagcatgGGGGTCAAGCCCACGATGAAGGCCACGGTCCAGCACAGCACCACCGCCACGGCCGCTCGCTGCTTTGTCACCACACGCTTATAGCTGTAGAGATAAAGAGAAACCTGGCGGTTAGGGAGTTAGTCACCTATAtcataacacaaggagttagtcacctatatcataacacaaggagttagtcacctataccataacacaaggagttagtcacctatatcataacacaaggagttagtcacctatatcataacacaaggagttagaCACCTATAtcataacacaaggagttagtcaACTATgccataacacaaggagttagttAACTATgccataacacaaggagttagttaactataccataacacaaggagttagttacctataccataacacaaggagttagttacctataccataacacaaggagttagttacctataccataacacaaggagttagtcacctataccataacacaaggagttagttacctataccataacacaaggagttagtcacctataccataacacaaggagttagttACCTATACgataacacaaggagttagttacctataccataacacaaggagttagacacctataccataacacaaggagttagtcacctatatcataacacaaggagttagtcacctataccataacacaaggagttagttacctataccataacacaaggagttagtcacctataccataacacaaggagttagttacctataccataacacaaggagttagtcacctataccataacacaaggagttagttACCTATACgataacacaaggagttagttacctataccataacacaaggagttagacacctataccataacacaaggagttagtcacctatatcataacacaaggagttagtcacctataccataacacaaggagttagttAACTATgccataacacaaggagttagttaactataccataacacaaggagttagttacctataccataacacaaggagttagttacctataccataacacaaggagttagttacctataccataacacaaggagttagtcacctataccataacacaaggagttagttacctataccataacacaaggagttagtcacctataccataacacaaggagttagttACCTATACgataacacaaggagttagttacctataccataacacaaggagttagacacctataccataacacaaggaggagttagtcacctataccataacacaaggagttagttacctataccataacacaaggagttagctacctataccataacacaaggagtttgctacctataccataacacaaggagttagtcacCTATACCATTACACAAGGAGTTAGACACCTATAacataacacaaggagttagttacctataccataacacaaggagttagaCACCTATAACATAACACTAGGAGTTAgtcacctataccataacacaaggagttagttacctataccataacacaaggagttagtcacctataccataacacaaggagttagttacctataccataacacaaggagtttgctacctataccataacacaaggagttagtcacctataccataacacaaggagtcacctatacacacacacacagacacacacacagacacacacacagacacacacacacacacacacacacacacagacacacacacacacagacacacacacacacacacacacacagacacacacacacag
Encoded proteins:
- the LOC121546808 gene encoding adenosine receptor A1-like, translated to MPEALQALYIGMEVVIAVFSVLGNVMVVWAVKINKSLRDTTFCFIVSLALADIAVGALVIPLAITISIGLQTHFYSCLMVACTVLVLTQSSILALLAIAIDRYLRVKIPTSYKRVVTKQRAAVAVVLCWTVAFIVGLTPMLGWNNLWRLQQNSSMNEDLTITCQFENVISMDYMVYFNFFGWVLPPLLLMLVIYTEIFYMIHKQLNKKACTTSHTDPNKYYNKELKLAKSLALVLFLFAISWLPLHIINCVTLFCPTCDKPLFLIYVAILLTHGNSAVNPIVYAFRINKFRDAFLKIWKQYFCCKDVPAILNQPSEKDRKENQNENENGNPNPNRDSQPALSPPQEGQQPPLEQMQEAKP